A region from the Candidatus Limnocylindrales bacterium genome encodes:
- a CDS encoding efflux RND transporter periplasmic adaptor subunit, protein MNASSKPFGRSERGRASTILLVLVAAVIGVLIGMRVGDRDVAAPGTETASTAAATDAAAETEEAAQLWTCGMHPQVVQDHPGECPICHMELTPLRMDTPRPRTAAGAERNVKYWWDPMMNPPYISREPGKSPMGMDLLPVYEDEVSAGAAVVIDPVITQNMGLRTAKVREGVVARDLRLAGFVKEAEPGVRDINLRVSGWVQKLYADTEGMHVRAGDPLFELYSPDLQVAVEELIALRKRASAISGAGIGGSIAADLRGAAVRKLELYGLPREEIDRLARMETAPGTIMFRSPITGHVTEKMVVQGSAVEAGEKVLRIVDHTVLWIDAQVFEQQLGLISHGQRVRASVQAQPGQFYEGEVTFIHPHVSDMTRTALVRTTVSNPSLELRPGMFADVHIHSMVTERGVMAPRDAVIDTGQRQVVFVMVEGGRFEPREVLTGSAAEHGMVQILKGLAPGETVVVSGQFLLDAESRLQEALRKYLDERKSGNASSGEHAGHGSGAPVPATSAAKTGAAAADGGDGR, encoded by the coding sequence ATGAACGCGTCGAGCAAGCCTTTCGGCCGCTCCGAGCGCGGCCGTGCCTCCACGATCCTGCTCGTGCTGGTGGCCGCGGTCATCGGCGTCCTCATCGGGATGCGCGTCGGGGATCGCGACGTCGCGGCGCCCGGCACCGAGACCGCCAGCACCGCCGCCGCGACAGACGCGGCCGCCGAGACCGAAGAGGCAGCACAGCTGTGGACCTGCGGAATGCATCCGCAGGTCGTGCAGGACCATCCCGGCGAATGCCCGATCTGTCACATGGAGCTGACGCCCCTGCGGATGGACACGCCCAGGCCCAGGACGGCCGCCGGCGCCGAGCGCAACGTCAAGTACTGGTGGGACCCGATGATGAACCCGCCGTACATCTCGCGCGAGCCGGGCAAAAGCCCGATGGGCATGGATCTGCTGCCCGTCTACGAGGACGAGGTCAGCGCCGGCGCTGCCGTCGTCATCGACCCGGTGATCACGCAGAACATGGGGCTTCGCACCGCGAAGGTTCGCGAAGGCGTGGTCGCGCGCGATCTGCGCCTCGCCGGCTTCGTCAAGGAAGCCGAGCCTGGCGTGCGCGACATCAACCTCAGGGTCTCGGGCTGGGTGCAGAAGCTCTACGCCGACACCGAAGGCATGCACGTGCGCGCCGGCGACCCGCTCTTCGAGCTGTACAGCCCGGACCTGCAGGTCGCGGTCGAGGAGCTGATCGCGCTGCGCAAGCGCGCCTCGGCGATCTCGGGCGCCGGCATCGGCGGGAGCATCGCGGCCGATCTTCGCGGCGCGGCGGTGCGCAAGCTCGAGCTGTACGGCCTGCCGCGAGAGGAGATCGACCGCCTGGCCAGGATGGAAACGGCGCCGGGAACCATCATGTTCCGCAGCCCCATTACCGGGCACGTCACCGAGAAGATGGTCGTGCAGGGCTCGGCGGTGGAGGCCGGCGAGAAGGTGCTGCGCATCGTCGACCACACGGTGCTGTGGATCGATGCGCAGGTGTTCGAGCAGCAACTCGGGCTGATCTCGCACGGCCAGCGCGTGCGGGCGTCCGTGCAGGCGCAGCCCGGCCAGTTCTATGAGGGTGAAGTCACGTTCATCCACCCGCACGTGAGCGACATGACGCGCACGGCGCTGGTGCGCACGACGGTCTCCAACCCGTCGCTGGAACTGCGCCCGGGCATGTTCGCCGACGTGCACATCCACTCGATGGTGACCGAGCGCGGCGTCATGGCGCCGCGCGACGCCGTCATCGATACCGGGCAGCGCCAGGTGGTGTTCGTAATGGTGGAGGGCGGCCGCTTCGAGCCGCGCGAGGTGCTCACGGGCTCGGCGGCCGAGCACGGCATGGTGCAGATCCTCAAGGGCCTGGCGCCCGGCGAGACCGTCGTCGTCAGCGGACAGTTCCTGCTCGATGCGGAGAGCCGGCTGCAGGAAGCGCTTCGCAAGTATCTGGACGAACGCAAGAGCGGCAACGCCTCTTCCGGCGAGCATGCCGGTCACGGCAGCGGCGCGCCGGTGCCCGCTACGAGCGCGGCAAAGACCGGCGCGGCGGCAGCCGACGGAGGCGACGGGCGATGA
- a CDS encoding TolC family protein: MSISNRLSLQRSRCLAKGLVIASALAAAGCALTPKDLPHEQDRLAAAGVAFEPPIEQRELPVPRDAHDWGALVHRALLANGELEAAYFEWKAAVEKVTGDSGWPDTNLAVGYETMFEGPGAFSAGFDAMENLSFPTKTMKAGQVALEEARAAAEKFRGAKFALQKRVLDAWLEMVLAAERERIQSQRREVAGLSSIAGSVSVTAGEPETAALQGRLEETRMRNELVTLGSDVRRARAMLAAIVALDTEDIAVPSHLPSPRPVPSDAVLLASGARTNPELAELLAMLQARSKQVDLARMQWIPDVQPSFSFEDLAVEVLGLMATLPTTIVEIRSSIAQAAALRSSTAAKIRQTELDRTGEFVAALIALRNAERSRAFLENQVLPVANALVASTRTTYVSGQAALNDLVEAHEAVLLARDEIAAAAVERERRVAELEALAGVDMEAIVAGEVVAVGAAGGARDGAARLAGGATGGASGRAARLAGGLSDEGAAESLAEGAVR; the protein is encoded by the coding sequence ATGTCGATCTCGAACAGGCTGTCGCTGCAGCGCTCCCGCTGCCTCGCGAAGGGCCTCGTCATCGCGTCCGCGCTCGCCGCCGCCGGCTGCGCGCTGACGCCCAAAGATCTGCCGCACGAGCAGGACCGCTTGGCCGCTGCCGGCGTTGCCTTCGAGCCGCCGATCGAGCAGCGCGAGCTGCCGGTCCCGCGCGATGCGCACGATTGGGGAGCGCTCGTCCACCGCGCGCTGCTCGCCAACGGCGAGCTCGAGGCCGCCTACTTCGAATGGAAGGCGGCCGTCGAGAAGGTCACCGGTGATTCGGGCTGGCCCGACACCAACCTCGCCGTCGGCTACGAGACCATGTTCGAGGGCCCCGGCGCCTTCAGCGCCGGCTTCGATGCCATGGAGAACCTCTCGTTCCCGACCAAGACCATGAAGGCGGGACAGGTGGCGCTGGAGGAGGCACGCGCCGCAGCGGAGAAGTTTCGCGGCGCGAAGTTCGCGCTGCAGAAGCGCGTTCTGGATGCGTGGCTCGAGATGGTGCTGGCCGCGGAGCGTGAGCGCATCCAGTCGCAGCGCCGCGAGGTCGCCGGCCTGAGCAGCATCGCCGGCAGCGTCTCGGTTACCGCCGGCGAGCCCGAGACCGCGGCGCTGCAGGGACGCCTCGAAGAGACGCGCATGCGAAACGAGCTCGTCACGCTCGGAAGCGACGTGCGGCGCGCGCGCGCGATGCTGGCCGCCATCGTCGCTCTGGACACCGAGGACATCGCCGTTCCGTCGCACCTGCCCTCGCCCCGCCCCGTGCCGAGCGATGCCGTGCTGCTGGCCAGCGGTGCGCGCACCAATCCGGAGCTGGCCGAGCTGCTCGCGATGCTGCAGGCGCGCAGCAAGCAGGTGGACCTGGCGCGCATGCAGTGGATTCCCGACGTGCAGCCCTCGTTCTCGTTCGAGGACCTGGCCGTCGAGGTGCTCGGGCTGATGGCCACCCTGCCGACCACGATCGTCGAAATTCGTTCCTCGATCGCGCAGGCGGCGGCGCTGCGGTCGTCGACGGCGGCGAAGATCCGGCAGACGGAGCTCGACCGGACCGGAGAGTTCGTCGCCGCGCTGATCGCGCTTCGCAATGCCGAGCGCTCGCGTGCGTTCCTGGAGAACCAGGTGCTGCCGGTCGCAAACGCGCTCGTCGCCTCCACCCGCACCACCTACGTCTCGGGGCAGGCGGCGCTCAACGACCTCGTCGAAGCGCATGAAGCCGTGCTGCTGGCACGCGACGAGATCGCCGCTGCCGCGGTGGAGCGCGAACGGCGCGTGGCGGAGCTGGAAGCGCTGGCAGGCGTGGACATGGAAGCCATCGTCGCCGGCGAAGTGGTGGCGGTCGGTGCGGCCGGCGGCGCGCGGGATGGAGCTGCGCGTCTCGCAGGCGGCGCCACTGGCGGCGCGAGCGGTCGAGCAGCTCGTCTCGCCGGCGGCCTATCAGATGAAGGCGCCGCCGAAAGCCTCGCCGAAGGAGCGGTGCGATGA
- a CDS encoding cytochrome P450 produces MTTTTAASTPTRQFQILDGAFWAREPHAELAWLRENDPVHFDEAGQVWAITKYADVLAVSREPELFRNDGGIRPDAPSFPFMINLNDPLHRKRRGLVNKGFTVRRVQEREPRIRQICIDLLDKVRGRDEFDFVMDLAAWLPLIVIGDMLGVEPERYDDVLRWSDDMVRGSGTKDPQVFATSEAAFSEFLEHAYAVLSARRGCPMQSDLFSILANAEIDGERLEDAEIVAESLLILIGGDETTRHVITGGMYELLRQPQAWQALQNDPSKIPAAVEEMLRWVTPIKNMARTVARDTELRGRTLREGDKLVLLYPSANRDADVFESPDRFDIARSPNEHLAFGFGAHYCLGASLARLELNVFFQEAVRRLAGIELASEEPPPRRQSNFISGIEHMPVRWR; encoded by the coding sequence GTGACCACGACGACCGCCGCCTCGACGCCGACCCGCCAGTTCCAGATCCTCGACGGCGCTTTCTGGGCGCGCGAGCCGCATGCCGAGCTGGCCTGGCTGCGCGAGAACGATCCCGTGCATTTCGACGAGGCGGGCCAGGTCTGGGCGATCACGAAGTACGCCGATGTCCTGGCCGTCTCGCGCGAGCCCGAGCTGTTCCGCAACGACGGCGGCATCCGCCCCGATGCGCCCTCGTTCCCGTTCATGATCAACCTGAACGACCCGCTGCACCGCAAGCGCCGCGGGCTGGTCAACAAGGGCTTCACCGTGCGCCGCGTGCAGGAGCGCGAGCCGCGAATCCGTCAGATCTGCATCGACCTCCTGGACAAGGTCCGCGGCCGCGACGAGTTCGACTTCGTGATGGACCTTGCGGCCTGGCTGCCGCTGATCGTCATCGGCGACATGCTCGGCGTCGAGCCCGAACGTTATGACGATGTTCTGCGGTGGTCCGACGACATGGTGCGCGGCAGCGGAACCAAGGACCCGCAAGTGTTCGCGACGTCCGAGGCCGCGTTCTCCGAGTTCCTCGAGCACGCCTACGCGGTGCTCAGCGCGCGCCGTGGCTGCCCCATGCAAAGCGACCTCTTCAGCATCCTGGCCAACGCCGAGATCGACGGTGAGCGCCTCGAGGATGCGGAGATCGTTGCCGAGTCGCTGCTCATCCTGATCGGTGGCGACGAGACCACTCGGCACGTGATCACCGGCGGCATGTACGAGCTGCTGCGCCAGCCGCAGGCATGGCAGGCGCTGCAGAACGATCCGTCGAAGATTCCAGCGGCCGTCGAGGAGATGCTGCGCTGGGTGACGCCGATCAAGAACATGGCGCGAACGGTGGCTCGCGACACCGAGCTTCGCGGCAGGACGCTGCGCGAAGGCGACAAGCTCGTCCTTCTGTATCCGTCGGCCAATCGCGACGCCGACGTCTTCGAGAGCCCCGATCGCTTCGACATCGCCCGCTCGCCGAACGAGCACCTGGCGTTCGGCTTCGGCGCCCACTACTGCCTCGGCGCCAGCCTGGCCCGGCTCGAGCTCAACGTCTTCTTTCAGGAAGCGGTGCGTCGCCTCGCGGGCATCGAGCTGGCAAGCGAGGAGCCGCCGCCGCGACGGCAATCGAACTTCATCAGCGGAATCGAGCACATGCCGGTGCGCTGGCGCTGA
- a CDS encoding nuclear transport factor 2 family protein produces the protein MDDIASYANYAAAFERAYASDNWDEVREYFAEEAVYEVNGGAPFGGVWKGRDVIVNHLMESVNQFDRTYDKRELSVLSGPEMRNGGVHVGWTATYKREGKPDLVVVGEEEAWFRDGKIIHLRDTMPS, from the coding sequence ATGGACGACATCGCCAGCTATGCCAACTACGCCGCCGCCTTCGAGCGGGCCTACGCGAGCGACAACTGGGACGAGGTGCGCGAGTACTTCGCCGAAGAGGCCGTCTACGAGGTCAACGGCGGCGCGCCGTTCGGCGGCGTGTGGAAGGGCCGTGACGTCATCGTCAACCATCTGATGGAGTCGGTGAACCAGTTCGACCGCACCTACGACAAGCGCGAGCTGTCGGTGCTGTCGGGACCGGAGATGCGCAACGGCGGCGTGCACGTCGGCTGGACGGCCACGTACAAGAGGGAGGGCAAGCCCGACCTCGTCGTGGTCGGAGAGGAGGAGGCATGGTTCCGCGACGGGAAGATCATCCACCTTCGCGATACGATGCCGTCCTAG
- a CDS encoding Lrp/AsnC family transcriptional regulator, with protein sequence MTRTGKTGAGTGATPARRTLDAIDRRILDALQQDARLSNVDLAAKVGLSASPCLRRVAELEQAGFIQRYVALLDPAALGLGVSVFVQVSLEKQAVQGLGVFEEHVLARPEVMECYLMTGDADYLLRVVVPDVAAFERFLLDHLTRIPGVASIKSSFALKQVKYRTALPIGE encoded by the coding sequence ATGACCAGAACAGGAAAGACCGGCGCAGGCACCGGCGCTACGCCCGCAAGGCGCACCCTCGACGCAATTGACCGGAGAATCCTCGATGCGCTGCAGCAGGACGCGCGGCTGTCCAATGTCGATCTGGCCGCGAAGGTCGGCCTTTCGGCGAGCCCGTGCCTTCGACGCGTGGCCGAGCTCGAACAGGCCGGCTTCATCCAGCGCTACGTGGCGCTGCTCGACCCCGCGGCTCTCGGGCTCGGAGTCAGCGTCTTCGTGCAGGTGAGCCTGGAGAAGCAGGCGGTGCAGGGCCTCGGCGTCTTCGAGGAGCACGTGCTCGCGCGGCCCGAGGTGATGGAGTGCTACCTCATGACCGGAGACGCCGATTACCTGCTGCGCGTCGTCGTCCCGGACGTCGCCGCGTTCGAACGCTTCCTGCTCGACCACCTCACGCGCATCCCGGGCGTGGCGAGCATCAAGTCGAGCTTTGCACTCAAGCAGGTCAAATATCGCACGGCGCTGCCCATCGGCGAATGA
- a CDS encoding SDR family oxidoreductase encodes MELVLRAGAFAGETHIVTGAAQGIGNRVAAVLAAHGARVALVDLDPGRLEEAKAEMKSYAAVEPLTIAANVAQEQDVRNAVAAVMEASGQINGLVNVAGITRDARIVKKSFDDFKAVLGVHLHGTFLFTREVAFQDWHNRFNANGKKPLRDGVNRFIVNFSSVSARNGNIGQIDYTAAKGAIESMTKTTAREFAAYGARVNAISPGPVNTPMLAGVGAEGIEAMSRATLIGRVCEPVEMARTVAALADGKLMAYVTGIVLQANGGLRLE; translated from the coding sequence ATGGAACTGGTACTTCGCGCCGGCGCGTTCGCTGGAGAGACCCACATCGTCACGGGAGCCGCGCAGGGCATAGGCAACCGCGTTGCGGCGGTGCTGGCCGCGCATGGCGCGCGCGTTGCGCTCGTCGACCTGGATCCGGGGCGCCTGGAAGAGGCCAAGGCCGAGATGAAGAGCTACGCGGCGGTCGAGCCTCTGACGATCGCGGCCAACGTCGCGCAGGAGCAGGACGTCAGGAATGCAGTGGCGGCCGTGATGGAGGCAAGCGGCCAGATCAACGGGCTCGTCAACGTCGCCGGCATCACGCGCGATGCGCGCATCGTCAAGAAGAGCTTCGACGACTTCAAGGCCGTGCTCGGCGTGCATCTGCACGGCACGTTCCTGTTCACGCGCGAGGTCGCGTTCCAGGACTGGCACAACCGCTTCAACGCCAACGGCAAGAAGCCGCTGCGCGACGGCGTCAATCGCTTCATCGTCAACTTCTCGTCGGTCAGCGCGCGCAACGGAAACATCGGGCAGATCGATTACACTGCCGCCAAGGGCGCCATCGAATCGATGACCAAGACGACGGCGCGCGAGTTCGCCGCCTATGGCGCGCGCGTCAACGCCATCTCTCCAGGGCCGGTGAACACGCCGATGCTGGCCGGAGTGGGGGCCGAAGGGATCGAGGCGATGTCGCGGGCGACGCTGATCGGGCGCGTCTGCGAACCGGTGGAGATGGCCCGCACGGTCGCCGCCCTGGCTGACGGCAAGCTGATGGCCTACGTCACGGGCATCGTGCTCCAGGCCAACGGCGGCCTTCGTTTGGAATAA
- a CDS encoding dihydrolipoamide acetyltransferase family protein — protein MPIEVAMPKLSDSMTEAAVIAWLCKEGDPVRQGDAIAEIETEKSTVDLEAPADGVLARILVEAGQEQVPVGTVLALIEKQASAAAQPEHGEVQGSRSAGDAAPAHVGFAGNSQMAADVGAIGEEVSAAELTGGGETAASVAGSVVVAGQQAVEEAGAGVMAAPATGIPQPRPGSNGHRENHDEVAATPLARRMAAQANLDLSTLTSSSLDGIIRKADVEAAVRGRDEPPTAARAPRGDQAVRSTRMRRTIAERMTRAKQTIPHFYLSVDCRVDSLLATRRRLNEDSPVKLSLNDFVVRAAALALRAVPAANASWTEAGAAQHEGVDIAVAVALDDGLVTPVLRDADKAGLATICAGITDLAARARAGSLAPHEYDGGTFTVSNLGMFGVATMYAIINPPQACILGVGAAEERPVVRDGRIEPGHVMTLTLSADHRVIDGAIGARLLAHIRRLLEEPARMLL, from the coding sequence ATGCCGATCGAGGTGGCGATGCCCAAGCTGTCCGACTCGATGACCGAAGCTGCGGTCATCGCCTGGCTCTGCAAGGAAGGCGATCCGGTGCGCCAGGGCGATGCGATCGCGGAGATCGAGACGGAGAAGTCGACGGTCGATCTGGAAGCGCCCGCCGATGGCGTGCTTGCACGCATTCTCGTCGAAGCGGGGCAGGAGCAGGTGCCGGTTGGAACGGTTCTGGCGCTGATCGAGAAACAGGCATCGGCGGCGGCGCAGCCGGAGCACGGCGAAGTGCAAGGCTCACGCTCGGCTGGCGACGCCGCGCCCGCACACGTCGGCTTCGCCGGAAACAGCCAGATGGCCGCCGATGTGGGCGCGATTGGCGAGGAGGTCTCCGCTGCCGAGCTCACCGGCGGCGGCGAGACCGCGGCATCGGTGGCGGGCAGCGTCGTCGTTGCCGGCCAGCAGGCAGTCGAAGAGGCCGGTGCCGGCGTCATGGCCGCGCCTGCCACGGGCATTCCGCAGCCTCGGCCCGGCTCCAACGGTCATCGCGAGAATCACGATGAGGTCGCCGCAACACCGCTGGCGCGGCGCATGGCAGCGCAGGCCAACCTCGATCTTTCGACGCTGACCTCGAGCAGCCTCGACGGCATCATCCGCAAGGCCGACGTGGAAGCGGCGGTTCGTGGTCGGGATGAACCGCCGACCGCGGCGCGCGCTCCGCGCGGCGACCAGGCGGTGCGATCCACACGCATGCGCCGCACCATCGCCGAACGCATGACGCGCGCCAAGCAGACGATCCCGCACTTCTATCTGTCGGTGGACTGCCGCGTCGACAGCCTGCTGGCGACGCGCCGGCGCCTGAACGAGGATTCGCCGGTCAAGCTTTCGCTGAACGATTTCGTGGTGCGGGCCGCCGCGCTGGCGCTGCGGGCGGTGCCGGCCGCCAATGCATCCTGGACGGAAGCGGGCGCGGCGCAGCATGAGGGTGTCGACATCGCGGTGGCCGTCGCGCTCGACGACGGTCTGGTCACGCCCGTGCTGCGCGACGCCGACAAGGCAGGCCTTGCCACGATCTGCGCCGGCATCACCGACCTGGCTGCGCGTGCCCGAGCCGGCAGCCTTGCGCCCCACGAGTACGACGGCGGCACCTTTACCGTCTCCAATCTGGGAATGTTCGGCGTGGCAACGATGTACGCGATCATCAACCCGCCGCAGGCATGCATCCTGGGCGTCGGCGCCGCCGAAGAGCGACCGGTGGTGCGTGATGGCCGCATCGAGCCGGGCCACGTCATGACGCTGACGCTCTCGGCGGACCACCGCGTCATCGACGGCGCCATCGGTGCACGGCTGCTGGCGCACATCCGCCGCCTTCTCGAGGAGCCGGCGCGGATGCTGCTCTAG